One region of Vigna angularis cultivar LongXiaoDou No.4 chromosome 10, ASM1680809v1, whole genome shotgun sequence genomic DNA includes:
- the LOC108335026 gene encoding binding partner of ACD11 1 isoform X1, which yields MSIKTVKVVNVSLGATEQDIKEFFSFSGNIEYVELRSHDERSQTAYITFKEPHGAETAVLLSGATIVDMSVTITLDPDYQLPPAAFKSFVSPEKDSETPGGAEVALQKAEDVVSGMLAKGFILGKDAVNQAKAFDEKHQLSSTASAKVASFDQKIGLSEKISAGATVVGDRIRDVDQKFQVSEKTKSAFAAAEQTVSNAGSAIMKNRYVLTGASWVTGAFSKVSKAAGEVGQKTREKVESEEQKRSVEDQHAQVLSEAPKAAEASEQKPSKPAPAQGLIL from the exons ATGTCG ATAAAAACGGTCAAAGTCGTTAATGTTTCCTTGGGAGCAACTGAACAAGACATTAAGgagttcttttcattttctggtAACATTGAATATGTTGAACTACGCAG CCATGATGAACGATCCCAAACTGCTTATATTACCTTCAAGGAACCGCATGGAGCTGAGACTGCTGTACTGCTTTCG GGAGCAACTATAGTGGATATGTCAGTTACAATAACTCTGGATCCAGATTACCAGCTTCCACCGGCTGCCTTCAAATCATTTGTGAGTCCT GAAAAGGACAGTGAAACTCCTGGTGGTGCTGAAGTTGCTTTACAGAAGGCAGAGGATGTGGTCTCTGGCATGCTAGCCAAGGGCTTTATCTTAGGGAAAGATGCTGTCAACCAAGCAAAAGCTTTTGACGAGAAGCACCAGTTATCATCCACAGCCTCAGCAAAAGTTGCATCCTTTGATCAGAAAATTGGGCTTAGTGAGAAAATAAGTGCTGGTGCTACAGTTGTGGGTGATAGAATTCGAGATGTGGATCAAAAGTTTCAGGTTTCAGAAAAGACCAAATCAGCTTTTGCAGCTGCAGAACAGACAGTGAGCAATGCTGGTTCTGCCATAATGAAGAATCGCTATGTGCTTACTGGGGCATCCTGGGTCACAGGTGCTTTTAGTAAGGTTTCTAAGGCCGCTGGGGAAGTAGGACAGAAGACTAGAGAGAAAGTGGAGAGTGAAGAACAGAAACGAAGTGTGGAAGATCAGCATGCACAGGTCCTTTCTGAGGCACCCAAAGCAGCAGAAGCAAGTGAGCAGAAGCCTTCTAAGCCTGCTCCTGCTCAGGGTTTGATCCTTTGA
- the LOC108335026 gene encoding binding partner of ACD11 1 isoform X2, which yields MSIKTVKVVNVSLGATEQDIKEFFSFSGNIEYVELRSHDERSQTAYITFKEPHGAETAVLLSGATIVDMSVTITLDPDYQLPPAAFKSFEKDSETPGGAEVALQKAEDVVSGMLAKGFILGKDAVNQAKAFDEKHQLSSTASAKVASFDQKIGLSEKISAGATVVGDRIRDVDQKFQVSEKTKSAFAAAEQTVSNAGSAIMKNRYVLTGASWVTGAFSKVSKAAGEVGQKTREKVESEEQKRSVEDQHAQVLSEAPKAAEASEQKPSKPAPAQGLIL from the exons ATGTCG ATAAAAACGGTCAAAGTCGTTAATGTTTCCTTGGGAGCAACTGAACAAGACATTAAGgagttcttttcattttctggtAACATTGAATATGTTGAACTACGCAG CCATGATGAACGATCCCAAACTGCTTATATTACCTTCAAGGAACCGCATGGAGCTGAGACTGCTGTACTGCTTTCG GGAGCAACTATAGTGGATATGTCAGTTACAATAACTCTGGATCCAGATTACCAGCTTCCACCGGCTGCCTTCAAATCATTT GAAAAGGACAGTGAAACTCCTGGTGGTGCTGAAGTTGCTTTACAGAAGGCAGAGGATGTGGTCTCTGGCATGCTAGCCAAGGGCTTTATCTTAGGGAAAGATGCTGTCAACCAAGCAAAAGCTTTTGACGAGAAGCACCAGTTATCATCCACAGCCTCAGCAAAAGTTGCATCCTTTGATCAGAAAATTGGGCTTAGTGAGAAAATAAGTGCTGGTGCTACAGTTGTGGGTGATAGAATTCGAGATGTGGATCAAAAGTTTCAGGTTTCAGAAAAGACCAAATCAGCTTTTGCAGCTGCAGAACAGACAGTGAGCAATGCTGGTTCTGCCATAATGAAGAATCGCTATGTGCTTACTGGGGCATCCTGGGTCACAGGTGCTTTTAGTAAGGTTTCTAAGGCCGCTGGGGAAGTAGGACAGAAGACTAGAGAGAAAGTGGAGAGTGAAGAACAGAAACGAAGTGTGGAAGATCAGCATGCACAGGTCCTTTCTGAGGCACCCAAAGCAGCAGAAGCAAGTGAGCAGAAGCCTTCTAAGCCTGCTCCTGCTCAGGGTTTGATCCTTTGA